The Equus quagga isolate Etosha38 chromosome 2, UCLA_HA_Equagga_1.0, whole genome shotgun sequence genome has a window encoding:
- the PTGDR gene encoding prostaglandin D2 receptor isoform X1, giving the protein MRPLLYRCHNTTAVEKGNSATMSGVLFSAGLLGNLLALGLLARSGLGSCPPRPPPSVFYVLVSGLTVTDLLGKSLVSPFVLAAYAQNRSLWGLAPASGSSLCQAFAFFMSFFGLASTLQLLAMALECWLSLGHPFFYRRHITLRRGALVAPAVGAFCLAFCALPFAGFGSFVQYCPGTWCFIQMAHEERSLSVLGYSALYAGLMALLVLAIVLCNLSAMRNLYTMHRRLQQRPRPCARDRTEPGAGAREAAPQPLEELDHLLLLALMTALFTVCSLPLIYRAYRGAFKPVLEENGTTGEAEDLRALRFLSVISIVDPWIFIIFRTAVFRMFFHKIFIRPLMYRNWHSNSCRTNTESSL; this is encoded by the exons ATGAGGCCGTTGTTGTACCGCTGCCACAACACCACCGCGGTGGAGAAGGGCAACTCGGCGACGATGAGCGGGGTGCTCTTCAGCGCAGGCCTCCTGGGCAACCTCCTGGCCCTCGGGCTGCTGGCGCGCTCGGGGCTGGGGTCGTgcccgccgcgcccgccgcccTCCGTCTTCTACGTGCTGGTGAGCGGCCTGACGGTCACCGACTTGCTGGGCAAGTCCCTCGTGAGCCCCTTCGTGCTGGCCGCCTACGCGCAGAACCGGAGCCTGTGGGGGCTGGCGCCCGCGTCGGGCAGCTCGCTGTGCCAAGCCTTCGCTTTCTTCATGTCCTTCTTCGGGCTGGCCTCGACCTTGCAGCTCCTGGCCATGGCCCTGGAGTGCTGGCTCTCCCTGGGGCACCCTTTCTTCTACCGACGGCACATCACCCTGCGCCGGGGTGCGCTGGTGGCGCCGGCCGTGGGCGCTTTCTGCCTGGCCTTCTGCGCGCTGCCCTTTGCGGGCTTCGGGAGCTTCGTGCAGTACTGCCCCGGCACCTGGTGCTTCATCCAGATGGCCCACGAGGAGCGGTCGCTGTCGGTGCTGGGCTACTCAGCTCTCTACGCCGGCCTCATGGCTCTGCTTGTCCTCGCCATTGTGCTGTGCAACCTGAGCGCCATGCGCAACCTCTACACGATGCACCGGCGGCTGCAGCAGCGCCCGCGCCCCTGCGCCCGGGACCGCACGGAGCCCGGCGCCGGCGCGCGAGAGGCGGCCCCGCagcccttggaggagctggaccACCTCCTGCTGCTGGCCCTCATGACCGCGCTCTTCACCGTGTGCTCCCTGCCTTTAATC TATCGTGCTTACCGTGGAGCGTTTAAACCTGTCCTGGAGGAGAACGGGACCACAGGAGAAGCCGAAGACCTCCGAGCTCTGCGCTTTCTGTCTGTCATCTCAATCGTGGACCCTTGGATTTTCATCATTTTCAGAACAGCGGTATTTCGGATGTTTTTTCACAAGATTTTCATTAGGCCTCTTATGTATAGAAATTGGCACAGCAATTCCTGCCGAACTAACACGGAATCCAGTCTGTGA
- the PTGDR gene encoding prostaglandin D2 receptor isoform X2 translates to MRPLLYRCHNTTAVEKGNSATMSGVLFSAGLLGNLLALGLLARSGLGSCPPRPPPSVFYVLVSGLTVTDLLGKSLVSPFVLAAYAQNRSLWGLAPASGSSLCQAFAFFMSFFGLASTLQLLAMALECWLSLGHPFFYRRHITLRRGALVAPAVGAFCLAFCALPFAGFGSFVQYCPGTWCFIQMAHEERSLSVLGYSALYAGLMALLVLAIVLCNLSAMRNLYTMHRRLQQRPRPCARDRTEPGAGAREAAPQPLEELDHLLLLALMTALFTVCSLPLICLAAVSSLWHQPLLFALLSSGDGRGPPGVKYLPKCTSWSIGFH, encoded by the exons ATGAGGCCGTTGTTGTACCGCTGCCACAACACCACCGCGGTGGAGAAGGGCAACTCGGCGACGATGAGCGGGGTGCTCTTCAGCGCAGGCCTCCTGGGCAACCTCCTGGCCCTCGGGCTGCTGGCGCGCTCGGGGCTGGGGTCGTgcccgccgcgcccgccgcccTCCGTCTTCTACGTGCTGGTGAGCGGCCTGACGGTCACCGACTTGCTGGGCAAGTCCCTCGTGAGCCCCTTCGTGCTGGCCGCCTACGCGCAGAACCGGAGCCTGTGGGGGCTGGCGCCCGCGTCGGGCAGCTCGCTGTGCCAAGCCTTCGCTTTCTTCATGTCCTTCTTCGGGCTGGCCTCGACCTTGCAGCTCCTGGCCATGGCCCTGGAGTGCTGGCTCTCCCTGGGGCACCCTTTCTTCTACCGACGGCACATCACCCTGCGCCGGGGTGCGCTGGTGGCGCCGGCCGTGGGCGCTTTCTGCCTGGCCTTCTGCGCGCTGCCCTTTGCGGGCTTCGGGAGCTTCGTGCAGTACTGCCCCGGCACCTGGTGCTTCATCCAGATGGCCCACGAGGAGCGGTCGCTGTCGGTGCTGGGCTACTCAGCTCTCTACGCCGGCCTCATGGCTCTGCTTGTCCTCGCCATTGTGCTGTGCAACCTGAGCGCCATGCGCAACCTCTACACGATGCACCGGCGGCTGCAGCAGCGCCCGCGCCCCTGCGCCCGGGACCGCACGGAGCCCGGCGCCGGCGCGCGAGAGGCGGCCCCGCagcccttggaggagctggaccACCTCCTGCTGCTGGCCCTCATGACCGCGCTCTTCACCGTGTGCTCCCTGCCTTTAATC tgcctggcagcagTCAGCTCTCTGTGGCATCAGCCGTTACTCTTCGCGTTACTGAGCAGTGGTGATGGGAGAGGGCCTCCAGGGGTCAAGTATCTTCCTAAGTGCACCAGCTGGAGTATCGGATTCCACTGA